The DNA region GTTTCCGGATTGGGAGGAGGGATGACATTGAAAGTGGGCGTCATATAGCACAGATCATTTTTGGCGCTTTCCCTGCCCGGAAAACTGGGCTGGGTGCCTCGGCGACCCAAGGAATAAGCGGCGCAGGAGTTGGCCGCACTGATGTGATGCTCTGTGGTCAGCTTGGGAAACCGAGCAATGTGATAGGCCAAGCTGCCCAGAAAGGCATCTCCCGCCCCCGAGGAATCGGCCAGGTGTGGCACATCGGAGGCGGGCACATGAGTGCACGTATCCCTGTTCTTCCTGGACATGAAGACCGCTCCCTGGTCGCCCATGGTGATGATCACGTTCTTGGCTCCCTGCTCTATGAGATTGTCGGCTGCTTCTCGGGCCTGTTCGAGAGTTTTGACCTCCTCCACCTCGGTTAGACGAGCTGccgcctcctggttgaccacTAAAATACTGGGCAAAACGATCATGGCGCCGGGAATGTCCTTTTTCATGGGCGACATGTGCAGTATGGAAACCCCCTTGAACTGCCGTAGCGCGCACATGGTGGCATTCATGTCCGCTTCCAGTTGGCAGAGGAGCACCTTGGCCGCCTGGAAGGTCTTCTTGGCGCGGTTCACATCCTTCCCGGTGAGAAGGGCATTGGCCCCCGCCACGTTGATCTTGTACTGCTCCCCCTCGTCGGACACCGCGATCTCGCTCATGCCCGTGGTATTGTTCTTCACCTGCTCGACGTGCTGCACATCCACCTCGTGCTGCTGCAAGTGGCTCAGGTAGTCGTCGCCGGACTCGTCCTTGCCCAGTTTGGCCACCAGGGCGGTGGAGCCGCCCAGTTTGGCAGCCGCCACACACTGATTGGCCCCCTTGCCGCCGAAACAGGTCTCCATATAGGTTCCGGCGACCAGCTCTCCGGGTTTCGGCAATTCCGCGACATATCTGAGGGGTTTATGCGGCTAACCACTGATTTTACTGTCTTGGGGGAGACTTACGTTATGTATTCGATGTTTGCCGACCCAAAGACCACCACATCCAGCGACTTTCCCATTTAAAGGCCGGCGTAGGCCCACAATtttgaacaatattttattgagaATTTGGCTTTAGGAAATAGCTACATTTCTGAAGTGTAACAACATGTAatcttataaatatttgttacaATACTTGACATTGTTATTTTTCTGTCCTGTGTGGAATAAATAACTCTAATCCGTAAACAAAAACTTTTCAAATCAATTAATTTAGCATTGAGCCTAAAGGAAGATGCTAACTGCTTCTATTTctcaattaaaaaatgtatttccaTCACTCGCAAATAAAGCGATTGCAAATCTCAAATGGAAGTTCCCAACTTTTTCATTGAACTTTCATGGACAACATATTGTTTTGCCGTCCCTCCGGTTGCTAACTCCATTTGCTAATGACCATAAAAAGGGGAGGGGGATAACAACAAGCAGGACCATTTGTAATCGCCATCCCTGTCTGATGCGATACCAAGTTGGCTAACAgcataaaatacaaatactaATTGTTATTAGCAAACTAATCTAATCTAAAAAGTTGTAAACGCAgttacttttgttttgtggcTGACCAGTCTCCGACTCTGGATTTGAGGAAGGGGGTTTGGGTTTTCCAGGGGATCATTTCGGGAGGTCGGTCTTTGAGTGACTGGCAACGCATTGAACGCTCCACTTTGAGGTCACTTTCAGCTGGTTTTTGTGTGCTGCCGAAAAAGTTTTCCCTTTTCCCAGCCGATGTTGTTGCTCTCCTAATGGGGGTTTATTGGGTGCTC from Drosophila subpulchrella strain 33 F10 #4 breed RU33 chromosome 2L, RU_Dsub_v1.1 Primary Assembly, whole genome shotgun sequence includes:
- the LOC119548649 gene encoding ribokinase, whose product is MGKSLDVVVFGSANIEYITYVAELPKPGELVAGTYMETCFGGKGANQCVAAAKLGGSTALVAKLGKDESGDDYLSHLQQHEVDVQHVEQVKNNTTGMSEIAVSDEGEQYKINVAGANALLTGKDVNRAKKTFQAAKVLLCQLEADMNATMCALRQFKGVSILHMSPMKKDIPGAMIVLPSILVVNQEAAARLTEVEEVKTLEQAREAADNLIEQGAKNVIITMGDQGAVFMSRKNRDTCTHVPASDVPHLADSSGAGDAFLGSLAYHIARFPKLTTEHHISAANSCAAYSLGRRGTQPSFPGRESAKNDLCYMTPTFNVIPPPNPETDKEPEEDATAAAPVPPVPPPEEAPEPVAEEAPPPPPPPPPEEPVAEAAPPPPPPPPPEEPVAEAAPPPPPPEEPPKAVETAEEPSKAEETSKEPAKPVETANEPPANKT